The Deltaproteobacteria bacterium genome includes the window TTCGCCGCCCGTAGAGAACGTTTTCTCTTGTACTGATTATCGGTCCGAGGGCTTGAAACCTTGGGGGACGTGGCCGGGAGTGAGATGGTAAATGCCAGGGAGATTCCGATACCGTTCATCGTAATCGAGGCCATAGCCCACGAGGAATCCGTGCGGGACATCGAAGCCCACATAACTGGCGCTGACGTTCACTTTGCGGCGTTCCTTTTTGTCAATGAGGCAGCAGATGGAGACGGAGGCGGGGTTATGGAGGCGGAGAATTTCCATGAGATACTTGATCGTATAACCGGTGTCCACGATGTCTTCCACTACGAGGACATCCTTGCCCTCGATGTCGGTTTCTATGTCCTTGGTGATGGAAACCTGCCCGAGAGATTCCATTTTCGACCCATAGCTCTTGAGCCGGACGAAATCGATGATGACGTCGTTTTTGATGGAGCGGACCAGGTCGGAAAGAAAGATGAACGCGCCCTTGAGAATCCCGATGATGACAAGGGGGCGGCCTTCGTAGTCATCTGAAATGCGTTTCCCGAGCTCCTGGACACGTGTTGCAATGATGTCGGGGGCGAGGATCTCTACAAGTTCGTCCTGGGAATTCATGGATCTTCCTTTCCTTGACAGTGGTCAGGGAACAATTATCTTTTTTGACTAGTTATAAATAATCTAAACTGCGATTGGAAGTATACCTGAATCCGTGG containing:
- the hpt gene encoding hypoxanthine phosphoribosyltransferase, whose product is MNSQDELVEILAPDIIATRVQELGKRISDDYEGRPLVIIGILKGAFIFLSDLVRSIKNDVIIDFVRLKSYGSKMESLGQVSITKDIETDIEGKDVLVVEDIVDTGYTIKYLMEILRLHNPASVSICCLIDKKERRKVNVSASYVGFDVPHGFLVGYGLDYDERYRNLPGIYHLTPGHVPQGFKPSDR